DNA from uncultured Tolumonas sp.:
TTATCAAGACAGCATTCCGTTTGAAGCGGTGAAGGCCAAGGGCAAAGACAGTGGCTTTGTGTTAGAAGGCCAGCCGCAAACTGCGTTGCAATGCTGTTTCCCGCTGGAAGGGGAAGTCAGTGGTGCCGCCTATCAGCAGCGCATGGCGCTGGCGGCGGCTGCGCAAATTCATACCTGGCTGACGGCAGCACAAGACGGGCAGGCTACGTTGGATGGTAACGCATTACGCCCCAATGATGTTGCGGTGCTGGTGCGCAGCGGGCGCGAAGCCGCCGTGATGCAGCAAGCGTTGCATGAATGCGGCATTGCCAGCGTTTATCTTTCCAACCGGGAGTCAGTGTTCGCACAACCGGTAGCGCACGATGTGGCGCGTCTGCTGGAAGCTTGCCTTAACCTGCAGGATGAGATGCTAATTCGTGCGGCGATGGCGACCGGTCTGCAAGGCTGGACGGTGAGACAACTGGCTAACCTGAACGACGATGAAACCTTGTGGGAGCAGACCGTCGAGCGTATCCGACAAGCTGGCGAGTTATGGCGACAACGTGGCATTTTGCCGATGCTGCGCCAGTGGCTGTTCTGGTATCAGATCCCTGAGCGTTTGTTAGGTGAAGTGAATGGCGAGCGCCAACTGACCGATGTGTTGCATTTGGGCGAACTGCTGCAAACTGCCGCCAGCAGCCTGAATGGTGAACATGCGCTGCTGCGCTGGTTATTGGAGCGTTGCCAGCAACCGAATGGTGATGCGGACGAGCAGCAACTGCGGCTCGATTCCGAGCGCCAGCGCGTGCAGATCGTCACCATCCATAAATCGAAAGGGCTGCAATATGGATTGGTGTTGCTGCCGTTTATCTGCGCTTATCGGGGCAACGACACACCGCGTTATCACACCGAGAGTGGCGTACGACTGGATCTATCTGGCTCGGATGAAGCGTGGGAGCACGCTGCACAAGAGCGTTTGGCGGAAGATCTGCGGCTGCTGTATGTGGCATTAACGCGCGGCGTGTTTGTCACCTGGCTGGGGCTGGCCGATCTGAAAGCCAACAGCAAAACCAAGGCGAAAGATGATCGTCCAGCGGCGCTGGATTATTTGCTGAAAAACGACAGTGATGCAGCATTCACGCAGCGATTCCACCAATGGCTGGACAAGCAGAATAATCATGATCTGGCAGCGGAAGTGGCGGAGATCGCTTTTCCAACCGACCCGTATCAGGAAGCGAAAATTCAATTACCCGCTGCCCAAGCCCGGCAGTTTAGCGGGCAGCTGGAGCGCAACTGGCGGGTAACCTCTTATTCGGCACTCACGGTCAGCCATGGTTCTGTGACGGCCAAACCAGCTGCACCCTTGGTGATAAGCGAGGCTGAACCGTCTGCGCCACGTTTTGATGTGTTCAGTTTTCCGCGGGGTGCGCATGCCGGTACGTTCCTGCATAGCTTATTGGAAGATCTCGATTTTGGTGCTGATGAGGCCAGTCGCCAGCAATGGATTGTGCAACATCTGCAAGGTGTGCAACTGAGCCACGATTGGCAGCCAGAGCCGTGGTTACCGGTGCTGGAACAGTGGCTGGAACAGATCTTAACCAGTGAGCTGTTCCCCGGTCTGTCGCTGGCGCAATTAACCCCTGAGCATTGCTTAAGCGAGATGGAATTTTTGCTGCCGCTGTCGGCGCTTTCTGCACCAGCACTTAACCGTTGTCTGGCCGCAGGCGATCCGCTTTCCGTCCAAGCTCCGGCCCTGACATTTAACGAAGTGCAGGGCATGCTAAAAGGTTTTATCGACTTGGTGTTTGAGCATGATGGTCGTTTTTACGTAGTCGACTATAAATCGAATTATCTTGGTGATAATGCGGCGGCCTATCAGCAAGATGCGATGGCGCAAGCCATGATTGCGCACCGTTACGACGTGCAATATCAGCTCTATACACTGGCATTACACCGTTATCTGCGCTGCCGTCTGCCGGATTATGACTATGACCAGCATATTGGCGGTGTCTGTTATCTGTTTTTGCGCGGCATGAACGGCGAAGCCGGTAGTGGCGTGTATGCCACCAAACCGGACAAAACACATATCGACGCGTTAGATGCCTTATTTGCCGGTGAATCGGCCGTAACCAGCGGGGAGCTGATTTAATGACCGCCCACTCTTCTGCATTAACCCCGTTGTGGCAAACGTTATTAGACGCCCGACTCTTACGCGATCTGGATGTGCAGCTCGCTCAGTTATTGGCGCGCTGGGATGCGGATGACAGCATCCAACTGGCGGTGGCGATCACCAGCCAAGAGCTGGGGCGTGGCCATGTCTGTTTTGATCTCACGGCTTGGCCGGAACGGCTGGCGCAGTGGCAGGCGTTGTTGCCGGAGGTCAATTTACCCGCGGTCAGCGTATCTGAGTTGACGACCCTGTTAGAGCACAGCCCGTTGGTGCGTCTGGTCAGCGATCCGTCGGTGGTTGAGGCGCAGGCGGGGCAACCCCTGACCTTATTTGCCGGACGTCTTTATCTCAGCCGTTATTTTCGTTTTGAACAGCAGGTGGCCTGTTGGTTACAGCAAGCCAGTTTGCCAGTAACAACGAGCGCTGACACACCCGAATTAGCCCAGCAGTTACGACAACTGTTCACACCTCAGTCGGAAACAGATTGGCAAGCGGTCGCTGTGGCGACCGCCTGTGACGGGCGCTTTACGCTGATCTCCGGTGGCCCCGGCACGGGTAAGACGACTACGGTGACCAAACTGTTGGCGCTACTGGTGGCGCAAAGCGAACAGCCGTTGTTGATCCGGCTGGCGGCACCGACCGGTAAAGCGGCGGCACGCCTGACAGAATCGATCGCCAAAGCAAAAGCCGAGCTGGCCGGGCAAGTGAATGCGGCGTGGCTGGCGGGTATTCCGACGCAGGCCAGCACCTTGCACCGCTTGTTGGGGGTTATCCCCGGTTTACCTGAGTTTCGTCATCACGGGCAAAATCCGCTACCGCTTGAAGTGCTGGTGGTCGATGAAGCCTCGATGATCGATTTACCGATGATGGCGCGTCTGCTGGCCGCCTTACCGCCGCAGGCTCGCTTGATATTACTCGGTGATAAAGACCAGCTGGCGTCGGTGGAAGCAGGTGCGGTGCTGGGCGATATCTGCCAGTTTGTCGCGCAGGGGTTAAGCTCACAACAAGCGCAGCAATTGCAACAGCGCACCGGTTACGATCTGCAAAATTATGTGCAACCCGCTGGGCATCCACTGCGCGACCGGCTTTGTTTACTGTGTAAAAGCTATCGGTTTGCGGCCGATTCCGGCATCGGCAAACTGGCGGAAGCGGTGAACAATGGGGACGTGAAAGCGGCGTATGCCGTATGGGCACAAGACTATCGCGATATTCGCCTGCACAGTGACGAACAACGTCTCGACATGGCCATCAGCGTCGCTGCCAAAGGCTATCACGCCTATTTGGCGCTGCTCGCGGCGCCGATTACATCCGATAATGCCATTGTGCTGCTCAAAGCGTTCAACCAGATCCGGCTGTTATGTGCATTACACGACGGGCCGTGGGGCATTAATGGCATGAATCAGGCCATTGGCCAGCGCCTGCAAGCGCAGGGTAAATTGCAGATGAGCAGCGAGTGGTTTGCCGGGCGGCCGGTGATGATCACTGAAAACGATTATGGGCTGGGCCTGTATAACGGCGATATCGGTATTGCCGCCAGCGATGGCGAACGGCTGCGGGTCTGGTTTGTATTGCCCGATGGCAAAGCGCATGGCTTTCTGCCCAGCCGCCTGCCGGCACACGATACAGCGTGGGCGATGACCGTGCACAAATCGCAAGGCTCGGAGTTTACCCATACCTTGCTGTTGTTGCCGCCCGAAGTGAACCCGCTGCTGACACGCGAATTGCTCTACACCGGCATCACTCGCGCGCGTGAACAGCTGGATC
Protein-coding regions in this window:
- the recB gene encoding exodeoxyribonuclease V subunit beta; the protein is MSKPLDILSFPLSGLRLIEASAGTGKTYTIAGLYLRLLLGHGAGEAGFGTPLLVDRILVVTFTEAATAELRERILKAIRDTRRAIEAGFSKDPLIQCLLDECPNKALALRQLLTAERQMDEAAIYTIHGFCQRMLTQNAFESGSLFDNEFLTEEQNLRASAVADFWRHITYQADALLAQALLDHWKGPDALLREINPHLALAGLQCQPRTSETLAERHQAIIARLNSLREAWLAAVGSLEAVIAASGVSKQSYSKKNLPNWLNKVSEWVNAPLRSYQLPKALENFSASVLAAKTKTGAVPTHLLFDQIETLLAQPNDIDDVVIADALTQVRARLQQQKQRQQQLSFDDLLANLARALSSERGAVLAERIREQYPVAMIDEFQDTDPLQYQIFSTLYAQNPECGFYMIGDPKQAIYAFRGADIFTYIAAKQQVAAHYTLQTNYRSTDELVRAVNALFANSHAPFIYQDSIPFEAVKAKGKDSGFVLEGQPQTALQCCFPLEGEVSGAAYQQRMALAAAAQIHTWLTAAQDGQATLDGNALRPNDVAVLVRSGREAAVMQQALHECGIASVYLSNRESVFAQPVAHDVARLLEACLNLQDEMLIRAAMATGLQGWTVRQLANLNDDETLWEQTVERIRQAGELWRQRGILPMLRQWLFWYQIPERLLGEVNGERQLTDVLHLGELLQTAASSLNGEHALLRWLLERCQQPNGDADEQQLRLDSERQRVQIVTIHKSKGLQYGLVLLPFICAYRGNDTPRYHTESGVRLDLSGSDEAWEHAAQERLAEDLRLLYVALTRGVFVTWLGLADLKANSKTKAKDDRPAALDYLLKNDSDAAFTQRFHQWLDKQNNHDLAAEVAEIAFPTDPYQEAKIQLPAAQARQFSGQLERNWRVTSYSALTVSHGSVTAKPAAPLVISEAEPSAPRFDVFSFPRGAHAGTFLHSLLEDLDFGADEASRQQWIVQHLQGVQLSHDWQPEPWLPVLEQWLEQILTSELFPGLSLAQLTPEHCLSEMEFLLPLSALSAPALNRCLAAGDPLSVQAPALTFNEVQGMLKGFIDLVFEHDGRFYVVDYKSNYLGDNAAAYQQDAMAQAMIAHRYDVQYQLYTLALHRYLRCRLPDYDYDQHIGGVCYLFLRGMNGEAGSGVYATKPDKTHIDALDALFAGESAVTSGELI
- the recD gene encoding exodeoxyribonuclease V subunit alpha, which codes for MTAHSSALTPLWQTLLDARLLRDLDVQLAQLLARWDADDSIQLAVAITSQELGRGHVCFDLTAWPERLAQWQALLPEVNLPAVSVSELTTLLEHSPLVRLVSDPSVVEAQAGQPLTLFAGRLYLSRYFRFEQQVACWLQQASLPVTTSADTPELAQQLRQLFTPQSETDWQAVAVATACDGRFTLISGGPGTGKTTTVTKLLALLVAQSEQPLLIRLAAPTGKAAARLTESIAKAKAELAGQVNAAWLAGIPTQASTLHRLLGVIPGLPEFRHHGQNPLPLEVLVVDEASMIDLPMMARLLAALPPQARLILLGDKDQLASVEAGAVLGDICQFVAQGLSSQQAQQLQQRTGYDLQNYVQPAGHPLRDRLCLLCKSYRFAADSGIGKLAEAVNNGDVKAAYAVWAQDYRDIRLHSDEQRLDMAISVAAKGYHAYLALLAAPITSDNAIVLLKAFNQIRLLCALHDGPWGINGMNQAIGQRLQAQGKLQMSSEWFAGRPVMITENDYGLGLYNGDIGIAASDGERLRVWFVLPDGKAHGFLPSRLPAHDTAWAMTVHKSQGSEFTHTLLLLPPEVNPLLTRELLYTGITRAREQLDLFATPEVLALMVRKQTERYSGLGVMLETLQTKLA